Within the Osmerus mordax isolate fOsmMor3 chromosome 6, fOsmMor3.pri, whole genome shotgun sequence genome, the region AGTCATGTGGATCGTGTGACCCTGCGGCTGAACAAAAGCACGGAGCCTGAAAGAGCATCACACAGTTTTTAAACAACACCTATACAGACCAAGGCAAACGTAACAATTCTGTTGTGAACTTCTGAAGTTGGCCTTTAAGTGGATAACTCTGAAAGTAACTACAGTGAGAACTCAGAGGAACACAGGTGGAGTGTGTTGCAGGCTTAACAAGCCTTTCTGTTCTACAGAGAGTGAACCGGACCCTCGGTTTGAGAGTACAGAATATGTGTAGGTGTCTCTCGACACATACAGTGGTCAGCAGTGTATATGATATGTGCTTGAATTCACTTAATAAGAGTTATTTATCATGGTGAGTCTTAGAGTCTATTAACTTAATTGTGTGAGAAAGTCAATCCAACCGATAGACGACACTCCCTGAAATAATTGCAGTTCAGTTACAGAAGCTGTGTTGCTGACTAAATTCAAGTTGATTTCGATGTATTTATAAATTTACGCTTGATTTGGAATGGAACGTTAAATTGAATGCAGTAAAGACGTTGGTGGAGCGTTAGAGACAGTTACTTTGATATAACGTCTTATTACCTACACGTAATTTGATCATTACTATTAATATTGCTCTACCTTGAAGGTGAAAATATATAGTTATCTTTGGATTTTACTTTTAATTTCATCTCAATAGGAAGTTACCCTTTGTCTGGAATGCTCATTGATTAATTAACAGAATTTATTATTTGAATATTATAATTACATATTTGATTATTTggtcaaataaatgttttattcatCTCAATAGCAAGTCACCTTTCGTCTGGAATGCTCATTGattaattagcagaatttagcATTTTTAAATTATGATTCAAAAATTTGATTATTTGGTAAAACATTTTGTTGGCTATGAAAGCGTTACCGTGGAAATAATTAGATTAACGGACAACCATTTAAAAGTAAATACAGTTTAGGGAAGCATTTGGGTATGTGCTGTGTCAGTAGTTGCCTTGGCAATAATTCATAAAACTCTTCTCTTTGACAGCTGTAGTCGTCTCATCTTTTAGGAACCATAGTCTTTGTTGAAACAATTGGCTTTAAATGGATCCAAAGTGTTCATGCAACGTTTGTATTGCATTCAGCAGCCATTACATATTTGTTATTGTGTAGTTAGTTAAATATCAAATCATTATTATTTATCaaactgttgtaattatgtatGTAATTACTTTTGCAATCATGTCAAGACGTTGTAATGACCACATGTAAACTGGTAACCTGTACACTCCTTCAAATCATTATAAAACATTTCTATGAATTCATTTTGTTGTACAATAGCCATTTGTATAAAATGATGTATTCTTTTTATAAATTGAAGCTAAAAAGACCTTGTAATGCCTTGTAATTATGCGTCATGTCAGCTAGACTCTGCGTTAACATGTACTGCACTCATGGCGTATATTTGATTAACATAACAATTTGGCAAACATTTCTTCCTAAATACTTGCTGTTAGTGTGAAAATACGTTAATAAATTAACGTCCATTGTACTTTTAGTGGGTTGGTGCTTTTATGGTAGAGGAAAACTTACATTCAACTAACATACATCCGTTCCAACTCGTCATCCAATCAATAAGGTAATTTATGAATCTGAATGTTCTTAACCAATAATTGTGTGTTTCCTGATACGCTATAGACCAATCAGCTGTGACGGAAGCGCTACAAGGTATAAAAGCAGAGTCTTTACACTGATAATCAACACAAGCATCTTAATCATCAACAAGTGACGTTCGACGATTTCTTGTGAGTATAAACATTTTAAACTTATTTTTAACAACTGTTTTATGTTGGTGCGCTGCCACCCCTCCTATAAATGTAGTTAATGATTTGAATCTGTAAATTAATGTAACTGAAATATTGTTTTCTGCTACTCATTCGTCATTCCAGAAAAATATCTGGAAGTTAGCTAAAGTGAACAATGTATTAGAACAATAGTTTTATCCGTAGGGGATCACAGACTAAtcatccctgtctctccagcctcctcctattcacctctctctctacagtataccctccctcccccccccccctcccctccctccctcatcccctcccttcatcctcccctccctccctctctcccctcctccccccctcactttTTCTCACTTCTTCTTGTCTGCTACTGAACCTCCGCCCTGACCACAGACTTGATCATGCTTTTCTGGGTTAGCTCTTCAgctgtgatctctctctctccccctctctctctctccctctctctctctctctctctctctctctctctctctctctctctctctctctctctccatctctctctctctctctctctctctctcctctctctctctctctctctccctctctctctctctctctctctctctctctccctctctccctctctctctctccctttctcttttctctttctttttcttgttgCTTCCTCTTCTTTCACTTAAGCACTATTCTTTGCTCACCCTACTCAAGTGTTTGACCTGCCAGTCTGAGTGGCCCTTTCTCATCCTACTGTCCAGGATCTCTACTTATCTAAAATATCATGCCAATAGCATCAAATAACATCTCAGTACTTCTTTTCTTATCTGGGTAAATCACATTTAAAGTATGTCTGAACTCTGATACTCCAGAATTTTACATACCCACAAGCATCACTCAACCATACACAGCATACATAAAAAAAACGCACTTTACCACACTCCTGCTATACTAGCGGCAGTGTGGTCTCTTTTTTTCACAAGTCAAGCGTGGAGAAATACGCATTTCGTGGAATAAATGAGGAAGAAGGGGGTGTAAattagagggggaggagacgagaTGTAAAACAAGCGTAGGAATTTACACCTCACCAAATCAGGGCCCACCACAACCCACTCCCTctacacagtctctctcccctcacatctTTCAACCGAAGCCCACCACAAAAGCTACTGCCTTTTTTCTTGTATTTCtcagctcttcctctcctgtttctTTCTGACAATCTCTTGAAATCAGAGACCACCACAAACCCCTTCCTCTCGTTATTTTTACCCTcgtcatcaacgtcatcgtAAAGATAAACAGACTGTACACGTGACCGCTATTTCTTTTGtgtaatctttaaaaaaaaaataataattaaagaaCACATTTTAAATTGTTAAAAGTTAAAAATTACAGCATAAAATAAAGATGAACACCGTCTCAGTCATTTATATTTTTTGATAGCTTCTCAGTACAGATTACAGTAATGTATTGATTTAAATATATGATTTTCTTTTGTTTATAGGCTTAAATTACTGTTGTGTCCCAATGAGCAGTTATCAAATGTTACATGGCTCTCTAAATCTGGATttgctgttttttgttttatagTGCAGCGATCAAAATGAAGGATTTTTGGGGCCGTCTTCCCATGCTCATAGTTTTGTTCATCTCAACAACAGGTGAGATTATGCGGATTATACGGTCCCTCTTCACTTGGGTAAAGATAGACAAACAATGATATTTGTCAATATATGTCAAATTTGTATCCTACCCCTAATCATTTTATTATCTGACCACCAATAGTTTAGGTGCGGTTTGTAGTAAATGTAAGCAATGTTTCGCTATGTTTCGATATTTTATAGATGTAACGTCAATAAATGTAACTATCAAttaggacaggacaggaaatgACCCATGTTCTGTTTGTCCGGTGCTTGCAGGGGCTGTGGATGCAGTGAACGTGGCGTACGGTCCGGTGGGAGGACAGGTCACTCTCAGGACAGAGTCTGAAAGCGACTTATACGTGGACTGGTACTCAGACGGACAGGAAGTAATATCTAAAAACACGTATGGTATTGAGAAAAAAAGTGAGTAACATGGTCTAGTTGATGTATTCTGCAATTGGGTGGTAGCTCTTGGTATTTTGTTTCTCAAATTGTTGAAAAACTGTTCAGAAAATACAGCTagatataataaaaaaaatatatatatttataatgtaATCTAAAACAATTATAATAGAATTATGAATTCCTTCCTGTCAGGTGACAAGTGGAAAGACCGTGTGTCGCTGTCTAAAAACTCCCTGATCATCTCACAACTCCGATCGGAGGACTTCATCAAATCATTCAACTGTGAACTGAGGAAGGGGAACACGCTCAGATCCTCAACCACATATTCTCTCCGCACCAGTACGTCAAAGAAAGATCTAATATAAATGAACAGAAAGTACGATCATGTACCAACAAAACTGCTCATTGATCAGATACAGTCTACTGACCATGTGACGTGttccccaccccctgccccctcctcctccctcagtgaGTGTGCAGCCGCCCGCCTCGTCCCTTTTGGCTGGGGAGACACTCTCTCTACGCTGTGATCTGCAGGGTTCTGACAAGCGACAAGTGAAATGGCTGGGTCCCCAGAAAAGAGACCTGTCAAAGGACAACAGGGTCCAGGTACCCAATGGGATCAGTCTGACTGTGAGCAACGTCAGTGGAAAGGACCATGGGCAGTGGCTCTGTGAGGTCACATCTGACAACCAGCAGTACGTTGCTAGCGCCCAGGTAGTGGTGGTGGGTGAGTATTGCATCTGCCTCAAACTGTAATGGCAGGACACACTTATACCATAATATTGTGTTTTTCTTGCTTAAAGTtctcttatcctctctctccttctttctgttttctccccccccccccccccgtgctctTCAGATCTCTCCCCTGCACCAAAACAGCCTATCTacacctctacctcctccctctctcccctcatcccctgctCAATCCCGTTTAACGTGTCCATGCTTAAGGAGAAAGGCATCAAGGGAGCCTACTGGAGTTTCATCCCGGGCCGAGCCCCAGGCCTCCCTTTGGGGGAGCCGAAGAAGCTCCTTGCCCTGGGGCCCCCTCCAGCCTGGAAGTCTCTCCTGAAGAGTGATAAAAAACTCCCAGCGCTCTCGGCTCCGCAGAAGAACAACCTCGACATCTCCCTCCAGTGGAGCGGGGTGACCGAGGGCGACAGGGGCGAGTACACCTGTGCTCTGGAATTCGAAGGCGACAAAACACTGAAGAGGGTGATACATTTGGAGGTCCTGCAAGGTGAGTGAGCTGATGTGAAAGTTCTGTAGACACCTTGTAAAATCTCACCCTGACCCACAATCGGCGACCCGCAATCACGTTTTCTCACGTATTTGCGTGTTTTCTACTCCtatctcttcttttcttctgtaaTCTCTGGCACTGTACTTCATTATCAGTCAAGTCTAGTATTGGATCAGGCTTGTTGTGCTAGTCATTCCCTAAATATCTGTTGATTCTTTTTGTTGCACCTTTGTTGCAGTTCTCTCGTCTCTGCTAGCTAGAACAGAAAGAATGCTAATCTGATCTTTTTCATGTATTTGCCTGTTTTATGTCCCATTTCAATCACCTTGTTTTATCTtaatttttttctcctttcttggggatctcttcctctctctctctctctcccccccttctctctctctctctccctcccgatGACAGTTATATCCTCTCGTGGACCACAGCTTCTGATTGGTCAGGATGTTAACCTCACTTGCAGCCTGGGCCGTCCCATGGCCGCTGATCTGAGCGTCAAGTGGATCCGTCCGACACAAAGAGGAAGCCAAACCTCCTCGCGTTCACAGAGCCCCGCCCTCAACTCCACCCACCTCACCATCCAGGAAGTGGGCAGTGGCGACCGCGGCAGATGGAAGTGCGAGctgtggaggaaggaggagaagctgaCGACAGCAGAGATCACGCTGAAGATCGGTGAGCTCAGGAAgtggaaggggaaggagagagaaccgCGTTATTGTGTTTCACGGTCTCCATGCGGCCTGGGCGTGGTGCTGTGTGGTAGTAAATGTGTTGAGGCctcatgtaggctgaggcctcatgtaggctgaggcctcatgtaggctgaggcctcatGTAGGCTGACGCatcatgttagtgtgtgttgtgtgatgatgatgatgattgtcTGTTGGTGACAGAGCGAGCCCCCATGGACGTGTGGCTGCTGGTGACGATCTGTGCTGCCACtgtcatcttcatcctcctcctcatcctcaccgtCATCCTGTTTCGGCGGCGGCAACAGGTAAAGTTGTCAGATATATTTGACTCATGAAAAATGttcatctttctttctgtctttatttatatacacatgtatacacatacagtatatttactgtacacataaatgtgtttgttggtgtgtgtgtgtgtgtcggtctctAGCGAGGGACAATGCCAAGGCGAAGGAAGCACAAATTCTGCCGCTGCAAAGAGTGAGTAGTCATTTCTTGCTTTAAAGCTGTCCAATGACCTTGAAGGTGATGCGGTTATTGAAATATGTACATGTAGTCTGTCCTACATAGGTCAGCCTTCTGTCTCAATAAAGCCACACAATCTAGTTCCCTTGTGTtgccttatccagagcgacttacagtaagtacagggacattcccctcgaggccagtagggtgaagtgccttgcccaaggacacaacgtaattttgcacggccgggaatcgaaccggcaaccttctgattactagcccgataccctaaccgctcagccacctgactccctcatatGATTAGGTTTAGTCCAAAGACAAGGCTGGCTCCTTCTCCAGCAAAACCGTTGAAACATTCTTAATTTCAAATGTTGACTTTAGTGGATTTCATGTAAGTACTTAGATATTGACGTCAGAAGACTGGATCAGAACAGAACATCTTTTCATGATTTCAGTCCCTTAAAACAAAATGAATAATTAAACAAGTTAGCCTGAATTTTTATGCAATTTTTCAAtcactgtttttatttttatttttgccaCTGGCTCCAAAGCGCCCCCTGGGGAGGAAAGTGGAAGGGATTTCTGTCTTGCTCTGCTGACTAAAACTGTTTTGATCCTGATACAGGCCGAAGCCCAAGGGATTCTACAGGACCTAAAGCGTCTAACAGAGATTCTAGAACACCACCACAAAGGAACAATTGCTCACAAACTCAGGAAGACATTGCCATCAGGTCTACACGTGTGAAATACGTTtttaatgaaagagagagagagaaaatagaacAGATATGGATGTTTGGGGATGAATTATTCACGAAAGCATACTATCTAAATCAACTGGACATACAGTTTGTATATATTCTTGTTCTACTGATTTTATTGAATTGCATGTAATTTCATTTTGCAGTCTTCGTGGTGTTTTCACAGGGATTACCAAGGGTTTTATGCTACAAGCTTTAATTTAATCATAAATTAAAATGGTAGCCTGCTGAGTTGCAAAACCCATCCAT harbors:
- the cd4-1 gene encoding CD4-1 molecule — encoded protein: MKDFWGRLPMLIVLFISTTGAVDAVNVAYGPVGGQVTLRTESESDLYVDWYSDGQEVISKNTYGIEKKSDKWKDRVSLSKNSLIISQLRSEDFIKSFNCELRKGNTLRSSTTYSLRTMSVQPPASSLLAGETLSLRCDLQGSDKRQVKWLGPQKRDLSKDNRVQVPNGISLTVSNVSGKDHGQWLCEVTSDNQQYVASAQVVVVDLSPAPKQPIYTSTSSLSPLIPCSIPFNVSMLKEKGIKGAYWSFIPGRAPGLPLGEPKKLLALGPPPAWKSLLKSDKKLPALSAPQKNNLDISLQWSGVTEGDRGEYTCALEFEGDKTLKRVIHLEVLQVISSRGPQLLIGQDVNLTCSLGRPMAADLSVKWIRPTQRGSQTSSRSQSPALNSTHLTIQEVGSGDRGRWKCELWRKEEKLTTAEITLKIERAPMDVWLLVTICAATVIFILLLILTVILFRRRQQRGTMPRRRKHKFCRCKEPKPKGFYRT